In Nonomuraea muscovyensis, one genomic interval encodes:
- a CDS encoding ATP-binding protein, which yields MDIEFSLALPRDAIGIPMVRRVLGDAMRSLNVSETCISDMLLAVSEACSNAVRHGGPANRYEVSASIGYGRCDVRVADSGGGLPSMPLHFPPPDTENGRGLLIMRSVVDEISFGITPGRGTTVHLRKQLAWDDEADARPRQLAAV from the coding sequence GTGGATATTGAGTTCTCGTTGGCACTGCCCCGGGACGCCATCGGCATACCGATGGTCAGGCGAGTGCTCGGCGATGCGATGCGGTCGCTCAACGTGAGCGAGACCTGCATCTCCGACATGCTGCTCGCCGTCTCCGAGGCGTGCTCCAACGCGGTGCGGCACGGGGGGCCCGCCAACCGCTACGAGGTGTCGGCGTCGATCGGTTACGGCCGCTGCGACGTGCGCGTGGCCGACAGCGGCGGCGGGCTGCCGTCGATGCCGCTGCACTTCCCGCCCCCCGACACCGAGAACGGCCGCGGCCTGCTGATCATGCGGTCGGTGGTCGACGAGATCTCCTTCGGCATCACCCCGGGTCGTGGCACCACGGTCCACCTGCGCAAGCAGCTCGCCTGGGACGACGAGGCCGACGCCCGCCCCCGCCAGCTCGCCGCAGTCTGA
- the purQ gene encoding phosphoribosylformylglycinamidine synthase subunit PurQ: MSAARVGIVTFPGTLDDQDAARAVHLVGAQAVPLWHADHDLKKVDAVFLPGGFSYGDYLRCGAISRFAPLMEELIPAARAGLPVLGTCNGFQILCEAHLLPGALTRNASLHYVCRDQRVRIEQTDTAWTSSFATGQEIVLPIKHGEGRYVASAETLAELEADGRVVVRYVGGNPNGSMNDIAGIRNEAGNVVGLMPHPEHAVEELVGAPSTDGLGFFTSILKKLVNA; the protein is encoded by the coding sequence ATGAGCGCTGCCCGTGTGGGCATTGTCACGTTTCCAGGCACACTCGACGACCAGGACGCCGCCAGAGCCGTGCACCTCGTGGGCGCCCAGGCGGTCCCGCTGTGGCACGCCGACCACGACCTCAAGAAGGTCGACGCGGTGTTCCTGCCTGGCGGTTTCTCCTACGGCGACTACCTCCGCTGCGGCGCCATCTCGCGGTTCGCGCCGCTGATGGAGGAGCTCATCCCGGCCGCCCGCGCGGGCCTGCCCGTGCTGGGCACCTGCAACGGGTTCCAGATCCTGTGCGAGGCGCACCTGCTGCCGGGCGCGCTGACCCGCAACGCCTCCCTCCACTACGTCTGCCGTGACCAGCGGGTCCGCATCGAGCAGACCGACACGGCCTGGACCTCGTCGTTCGCGACCGGCCAGGAGATCGTGCTGCCGATCAAGCACGGCGAGGGCCGCTACGTGGCCTCCGCCGAGACGCTGGCCGAGCTGGAGGCCGACGGCCGCGTGGTGGTGCGCTACGTCGGTGGCAACCCCAACGGCTCCATGAACGACATCGCGGGCATCCGCAACGAGGCGGGCAACGTGGTCGGCCTCATGCCGCACCCCGAGCACGCCGTCGAGGAGCTGGTCGGCGCCCCGAGCACCGACGGCCTCGGCTTCTTCACCTCCATCCTCAAGAAGCTGGTGAACGCATGA
- the purL gene encoding phosphoribosylformylglycinamidine synthase subunit PurL translates to MSTDSVKRAESTPDEPMPFAELGMKQDEYDRVKEILGRRPTGSELAIYSVMWSEHCSYKSSKVHLRQFATKAPESEALLVGMGENAGVVDIGDGWAATFKIESHNHPSYVEPHQGAATGVGGIVRDIMSMGARPIAVMDSLRFGAADAVDTRRVLPGVVEGISHYGNCLGLPNIGGEVVFDPCYIGNPLVNALCVGLLRKDQIKLATAPGPGNKVVLFGASTGPDGIGGASVLASATFEDESHAKRPAVQVGDPFMEKLLIECCLELYTADVVVGIQDLGAAGVSCATTELAAKGTGGMHVDLNLVPLRDPSLRPEEILMSESQERMMAVVRPDDIPAFMAICQKWDVPATVIGEVTDTGRLVMTWDDEVIVDIPPGTAADDGPVYERPFHEPAGQAALNADAPDRLERPDDLRAALLRLLGSPNLASREWVTSQYDRYVRSNTVLAQPADAGMLRVHEAMDGAEPTTRGIALATDGNGRYAKLDPYAGAQLALAEAYRNVAVTGAQPLAVTNCLNFGSPEDPEVMWQFAEAVRGLADACRILGVPVTGGNVSFYNQTGSTAINPTPVVGVLGVIDDVAKRVGSGFTAEGLRVALLGETREEFGGSEWAHVAHGHLGGLPPVADLAAEQALAAVMVEAARRGLVEGSHDLSDGGLGVALAEACLARGVGATVTLTGDPFTALFSESAARALVAVRPEAFEEFAALCARHDVPCYGLGTTGGSSLVVEGVLDVPVADLRDKHAATLPALFG, encoded by the coding sequence ATGAGCACCGACTCCGTCAAGCGGGCCGAAAGCACTCCCGACGAGCCGATGCCCTTCGCCGAGCTGGGGATGAAGCAGGACGAGTACGACCGGGTCAAGGAGATCCTCGGCCGCCGTCCCACCGGTTCCGAGCTGGCCATCTACAGCGTCATGTGGTCCGAGCACTGCTCGTACAAGTCGTCCAAGGTGCACCTGCGGCAGTTCGCCACCAAGGCGCCCGAGTCCGAGGCACTGCTCGTCGGCATGGGCGAGAACGCCGGCGTGGTCGACATCGGCGACGGCTGGGCCGCCACGTTCAAGATCGAGTCGCACAACCACCCGTCCTACGTCGAGCCGCACCAGGGCGCGGCCACGGGCGTGGGCGGCATCGTGCGCGACATCATGTCGATGGGCGCCCGCCCGATCGCGGTGATGGACTCGCTGCGGTTCGGCGCGGCCGACGCCGTGGACACCCGGCGGGTGCTGCCGGGCGTGGTCGAGGGCATCAGCCACTACGGCAACTGCCTGGGCCTGCCCAACATCGGCGGCGAGGTCGTCTTCGACCCCTGCTACATCGGCAACCCGCTGGTCAACGCGCTCTGCGTGGGCTTGCTGCGCAAGGACCAGATCAAGCTGGCCACGGCGCCCGGCCCCGGCAACAAGGTGGTGCTGTTCGGCGCCTCGACCGGCCCCGACGGCATCGGCGGCGCGTCGGTGCTGGCCAGCGCGACGTTCGAGGACGAGTCGCACGCCAAGCGGCCCGCCGTGCAGGTGGGCGACCCGTTCATGGAGAAGCTGCTCATCGAGTGCTGCCTGGAGCTGTACACGGCCGACGTGGTCGTCGGCATCCAGGACCTCGGCGCGGCCGGCGTCTCCTGCGCCACCACCGAGCTGGCCGCCAAGGGCACCGGCGGCATGCACGTGGACCTCAACCTGGTGCCGCTCCGCGACCCGTCGCTCAGGCCTGAGGAGATCCTCATGAGCGAGTCGCAGGAGCGCATGATGGCGGTCGTCCGCCCCGACGACATCCCGGCGTTCATGGCGATCTGCCAGAAGTGGGACGTCCCGGCCACCGTCATCGGCGAGGTGACCGACACCGGGCGCCTGGTGATGACGTGGGACGACGAGGTGATCGTCGACATCCCGCCGGGCACCGCCGCCGACGACGGCCCCGTCTACGAGCGCCCCTTCCACGAGCCCGCCGGGCAGGCCGCGCTCAACGCCGACGCCCCCGACCGGCTGGAGCGCCCCGACGACCTGCGGGCCGCCCTGCTGCGGCTGCTCGGCTCGCCCAACCTGGCCTCCCGCGAGTGGGTGACCTCCCAGTACGACCGCTACGTCCGCTCCAACACGGTGCTGGCGCAGCCGGCCGACGCCGGGATGCTGCGTGTGCACGAGGCGATGGACGGCGCCGAGCCGACGACCCGCGGCATCGCGCTGGCCACCGACGGCAACGGCCGCTACGCCAAGCTCGACCCGTACGCGGGGGCGCAGCTCGCGCTGGCCGAGGCCTACCGCAACGTCGCCGTGACCGGCGCGCAGCCGCTGGCCGTGACCAACTGCCTCAACTTCGGCTCCCCCGAGGACCCGGAGGTCATGTGGCAGTTCGCCGAGGCGGTGCGCGGCCTGGCCGATGCCTGCCGGATCCTCGGCGTGCCGGTCACCGGCGGCAACGTGTCCTTCTACAACCAGACCGGCTCCACCGCCATCAACCCCACCCCGGTCGTGGGCGTGCTCGGCGTGATCGACGACGTGGCCAAGCGCGTCGGCTCGGGCTTCACCGCCGAGGGGCTGCGGGTGGCGCTGCTCGGCGAGACCCGGGAGGAGTTCGGCGGCTCGGAGTGGGCGCACGTCGCCCACGGCCACCTCGGCGGCCTGCCGCCCGTGGCCGACCTGGCGGCCGAGCAGGCCCTGGCGGCCGTCATGGTGGAGGCGGCCCGGCGCGGGCTCGTCGAGGGCTCCCACGACCTGTCCGACGGCGGCCTGGGGGTCGCGCTGGCCGAGGCGTGCCTGGCCCGCGGCGTCGGCGCCACGGTGACGCTCACCGGCGACCCGTTCACCGCGCTGTTCAGCGAGTCGGCGGCCAGGGCGCTGGTGGCGGTCCGGCCGGAGGCGTTCGAGGAGTTCGCCGCGCTGTGCGCCCGGCACGACGTCCCCTGCTACGGGCTCGGCACGACGGGCGGCTCGTCGCTCGTCGTGGAGGGAGTGCTGGACGTGCCGGTCGCCGACCTGCGCGACAAGCACGCGGCCACGTTGCCGGCCCTGTTCGGCTGA
- a CDS encoding adenylate/guanylate cyclase domain-containing protein, whose amino-acid sequence MPTESPYLPPATQPVRGVVWAIHLVLPMLGLWLLLAEPDLNIEWHHNPSHFWMILAVAGVNVALGMLISEASRRRQDARLFLVSMVFLASAGFFFMHGLATPTIILPTGSLGFDLGQQVGLTIAAGFAFASALPLGERAARTVLSAQHVIRGVLVGFMIIWGLASLIDGLTPLSSPPLGGYHTWVAWAAVPGLALYVAATMMTFRLHRNRPSAMLVSLLTAYALLAETMVAGMSQLNWHLTWWLWHVLLTFAFGFVAYSAYLQFRREGSSAGLFDSVALSATVARIRQQYDEALEELVEHVRRGEPMAATRLSGKFRLNEGQAAVLDRAGQALANERELSERLGALVAVSAHTRVGLPETELLAGALERVRQAFGDVRIGLVSEGRTHIGSRTYTFDGDEPVRRGELLAFPLTVKGRPAGALEVPVGRTPQDEALAATLAGQLSLSLENARLYQELDTLFRQYMSPDVAQALLADPSQAALGGQLKELTALFADLKGFTSFSEQVTPGEIVEMLNRYHTAAVPCILDNGGTIVQFVGDALLALFNAPATQSDHAAAACRAALAMQRAAAEIAEEAAWQRAGDVAWPTFRVGVNTGPALVGNIGSPQLRGFNAMGDCVNVAARLQALAEPGTVVIGETTLKQLGRGAKATPLGRLALKGKEEKVAAYVLTELPQPLRELP is encoded by the coding sequence GTGCCGACGGAAAGTCCCTACCTCCCTCCCGCCACGCAGCCGGTCCGGGGAGTCGTCTGGGCCATCCACCTTGTGCTGCCCATGCTGGGGCTCTGGCTGCTGCTGGCCGAGCCCGACCTGAACATCGAGTGGCACCACAACCCCAGCCACTTCTGGATGATCCTCGCCGTGGCCGGCGTCAACGTGGCGCTCGGCATGCTGATCAGCGAGGCGTCGCGCCGCAGGCAGGACGCCCGCCTGTTCCTGGTGTCGATGGTGTTCCTGGCCAGCGCCGGCTTCTTCTTCATGCACGGGCTGGCCACGCCGACCATCATCCTGCCCACCGGTTCGCTGGGGTTCGACCTCGGCCAGCAGGTCGGGCTGACGATCGCGGCGGGGTTCGCGTTCGCCTCGGCGCTCCCCCTGGGCGAGCGGGCGGCGCGGACCGTGCTGTCCGCCCAGCACGTGATCCGGGGCGTCCTCGTCGGATTCATGATCATCTGGGGGCTCGCCTCCCTGATCGACGGGCTCACCCCGCTCAGCTCGCCACCGCTGGGCGGCTACCACACCTGGGTGGCCTGGGCGGCGGTGCCCGGCCTGGCCCTGTACGTCGCGGCGACGATGATGACGTTCCGGCTGCACCGCAACCGGCCGTCGGCCATGCTGGTCAGCCTGCTCACGGCGTACGCGCTGCTCGCCGAGACCATGGTCGCCGGGATGTCGCAGCTCAACTGGCACCTGACGTGGTGGCTGTGGCACGTGCTGCTCACGTTCGCCTTCGGGTTCGTCGCCTACAGCGCCTACCTGCAGTTCAGGCGTGAGGGATCGAGCGCGGGCCTGTTCGACTCGGTGGCGCTGTCGGCGACCGTGGCCCGCATCCGGCAGCAGTACGACGAGGCGCTGGAGGAGCTGGTCGAGCACGTACGGCGGGGCGAGCCGATGGCGGCGACCCGGCTGTCGGGCAAGTTCCGGCTCAACGAGGGCCAGGCGGCGGTCCTCGACCGGGCCGGCCAGGCGCTGGCGAACGAGCGGGAGCTGTCCGAACGCCTGGGCGCCCTGGTCGCCGTGAGCGCCCACACCCGGGTCGGCCTGCCGGAGACCGAGCTGCTGGCCGGCGCGCTGGAGCGGGTGCGCCAGGCGTTCGGCGACGTGCGGATCGGCCTGGTGTCCGAGGGCCGCACCCACATCGGCTCGCGCACGTACACCTTCGACGGCGACGAGCCCGTCCGGCGCGGTGAGCTGCTGGCCTTCCCGCTGACCGTGAAGGGCCGGCCGGCCGGGGCGCTGGAGGTGCCGGTCGGCCGCACCCCGCAGGACGAGGCGCTGGCCGCCACCCTGGCCGGGCAGCTCTCCCTCTCGCTCGAGAACGCCCGCCTCTACCAGGAGCTCGACACCCTCTTCCGGCAGTACATGTCACCTGACGTGGCCCAGGCCCTGCTCGCCGACCCCTCGCAGGCGGCGCTCGGCGGGCAGCTCAAGGAGCTGACCGCGCTCTTCGCCGACCTGAAGGGCTTCACGTCGTTCTCCGAGCAGGTGACGCCCGGCGAGATCGTCGAGATGCTCAACCGCTACCACACGGCCGCCGTGCCCTGCATCCTCGACAACGGCGGCACGATCGTGCAGTTCGTCGGCGACGCGCTGCTGGCCCTGTTCAACGCCCCGGCGACGCAGAGCGACCACGCCGCGGCCGCCTGCCGGGCGGCGCTGGCCATGCAGCGGGCCGCCGCCGAGATCGCCGAGGAGGCGGCGTGGCAGCGGGCGGGCGACGTGGCGTGGCCGACGTTCCGGGTCGGGGTCAACACCGGGCCCGCGCTCGTGGGCAACATCGGCAGCCCGCAGCTTCGCGGCTTCAACGCGATGGGCGACTGCGTGAACGTGGCCGCCAGGCTCCAGGCGCTGGCCGAGCCCGGCACCGTCGTGATCGGCGAGACGACGCTCAAGCAGCTCGGCCGCGGCGCCAAGGCCACCCCCCTGGGCAGGCTGGCCCTCAAGGGCAAGGAGGAGAAGGTCGCCGCGTACGTCCTGACAGAGCTGCCGCAACCGCTTCGGGAGCTGCCGTAA
- a CDS encoding Crp/Fnr family transcriptional regulator, whose translation MNPEAGEFLSMLTSDEVDALRAAGRPRRWERGATVMSEGDTSDWVLVLTEGRVKVSSHTSSGTEVVLAVRGPGGLIGEMSSIDGSPRSATVTALEPIAGVVIRDFAAFLQAHGRVAVLLLRLVTERLRDSDRKRIEYGAYDTTGRVATRLLELADRYGEQTNGGVRVALPLSQDELAGWTGASREAVSKALRSLRDRGLIETGRRRVVIHDVEGLRKRAR comes from the coding sequence ATGAACCCTGAGGCCGGCGAGTTCCTCTCCATGCTCACCTCCGACGAGGTCGACGCCCTGCGCGCCGCGGGCCGGCCGCGCCGGTGGGAGCGCGGCGCCACCGTGATGTCGGAGGGCGACACCTCCGACTGGGTCCTCGTGCTGACCGAGGGCCGGGTCAAGGTCTCCTCGCACACGAGCAGCGGCACCGAGGTGGTGCTGGCCGTACGCGGTCCGGGCGGCCTGATCGGCGAGATGTCGTCCATCGACGGCTCGCCCCGGTCGGCGACCGTGACCGCGCTGGAGCCCATCGCGGGCGTGGTGATCCGCGACTTCGCCGCGTTCCTGCAGGCGCACGGGCGGGTGGCGGTGCTGCTCCTGCGGCTGGTCACGGAGCGGCTGCGCGACTCCGACCGCAAGCGCATCGAGTACGGCGCGTACGACACCACCGGCCGGGTCGCGACGCGGCTGCTGGAGCTGGCCGACCGCTACGGCGAGCAGACCAACGGCGGGGTGCGCGTGGCCCTGCCGCTCTCCCAGGACGAGCTGGCCGGCTGGACCGGCGCCTCGCGCGAGGCGGTGAGCAAGGCGCTGCGGAGCCTGCGCGACCGCGGCCTCATCGAGACCGGAAGGCGCCGCGTGGTGATCCACGACGTGGAGGGGTTGCGCAAGCGGGCCCGCTGA
- a CDS encoding MFS transporter has translation MPSPEHGPAHRARLRYAWRVCSVTSLGLVLIGIAGSTLNVALPAVVRHFSADPFQSGWILLSFLLVNTACLVLFGRVADLVGRREVYLAGFALFTVASLLAGLSPDVWFLVAMRVVQAVGAAMILANGTVIITDAFPPERLSQGMGVYIGTLSVAQLAGPTLGGLIAETAGWQWIFWVNVPAGVVALAWGTVTLRRVPPGPKQPVDALGNALVFAALSALLLALSEAGSRGPSSPVAVAGAVVFAALVPAVVLVERRASHPVLDARLFGGRMLAFANLASFCNALARASLVLVVALYFQAARGVDAFTAGLSVLPVPVGMAVASPVAGALGRRVPAYALSVGGSLLSTAGLGVLLLSAGAGTPYWVVGVGLFVAGCGSGAFLTGNTTQVMQGLPAGGLGVVNGFRLMVMNVGVVLSVGLSLSVLAGSVGPELGAQVYAGTLSTLSPVAVEQLMDGFRRTYAVLCAVALTGAVLAALARSDR, from the coding sequence GTGCCCTCCCCCGAACACGGGCCCGCCCACCGGGCCCGGCTGCGCTACGCCTGGCGCGTGTGCTCGGTCACCAGCCTGGGGCTGGTGCTCATCGGCATCGCCGGCAGCACGCTCAACGTGGCGCTGCCGGCGGTCGTGCGCCACTTCTCGGCCGACCCGTTCCAGTCGGGCTGGATCCTGCTGTCGTTCCTGCTGGTGAACACCGCGTGCCTGGTGCTATTCGGCCGCGTCGCCGACCTGGTCGGGCGGCGGGAGGTCTACCTGGCGGGCTTCGCGCTGTTCACGGTGGCGTCGCTGCTGGCCGGGCTGTCGCCGGACGTGTGGTTCCTGGTGGCGATGCGGGTCGTGCAGGCGGTCGGGGCGGCGATGATCCTGGCCAACGGCACGGTCATCATCACCGACGCGTTCCCGCCCGAGCGGCTCAGCCAGGGGATGGGCGTCTACATCGGCACGCTGTCCGTGGCGCAGCTCGCCGGACCGACGCTGGGCGGCCTGATCGCCGAGACGGCCGGCTGGCAGTGGATCTTCTGGGTGAACGTGCCCGCCGGCGTGGTGGCGCTGGCGTGGGGCACCGTGACGCTGCGGAGGGTGCCGCCGGGCCCGAAGCAGCCGGTGGACGCGCTGGGCAACGCACTGGTGTTCGCGGCGCTGTCGGCGCTGCTGCTGGCGCTGTCCGAGGCGGGCTCGCGCGGTCCGTCGAGCCCGGTGGCGGTGGCCGGGGCGGTCGTCTTCGCGGCGCTGGTGCCGGCCGTGGTGCTGGTGGAGCGCCGGGCCTCGCACCCGGTGCTGGACGCGCGGCTGTTCGGCGGGCGGATGCTGGCCTTCGCCAACCTGGCGTCGTTCTGCAACGCGCTGGCGCGGGCGTCGCTCGTCCTGGTCGTGGCGCTGTACTTCCAGGCGGCACGGGGCGTGGACGCGTTCACGGCCGGGCTGAGCGTGCTGCCGGTGCCGGTGGGCATGGCCGTGGCCTCGCCGGTCGCGGGAGCGCTGGGGCGGCGGGTGCCGGCGTACGCGCTGTCGGTGGGCGGCTCGCTGCTGAGCACGGCCGGGCTGGGCGTCCTGCTGCTGTCCGCCGGGGCCGGCACGCCGTACTGGGTGGTGGGCGTGGGGCTCTTCGTGGCCGGCTGCGGCAGCGGCGCGTTCCTCACCGGCAACACCACGCAGGTCATGCAGGGGCTGCCCGCCGGAGGGCTGGGCGTGGTGAACGGGTTCCGGCTGATGGTGATGAACGTGGGCGTCGTGCTCAGCGTGGGCCTGTCGCTGAGCGTCCTGGCCGGCTCGGTCGGGCCGGAGCTGGGTGCCCAGGTGTACGCGGGGACGCTGTCCACGCTGTCGCCAGTGGCCGTGGAGCAGCTCATGGACGGCTTCCGGCGGACGTACGCGGTGCTGTGCGCGGTGGCGCTCACCGGGGCCGTCCTCGCCGCCCTGGCCCGGTCGGACCGCTGA
- a CDS encoding methylenetetrahydrofolate reductase has translation MTFQLVCEIEPPTRPDLKRVRHQIGTLSTIAHSFLIPDNHIGRATVSSVAVAHEVQAMGGRSIACLNSRDRNLLGLRRDLLTAAAYGVEEFLFVHGDKPASGNRAGDLTVRSMIEETREFSPGVRIGAAAGLRPLPAWKRAADFLFVQVSFSLEALLRWREANQVEVPVYAGVMVLASETHARRMAAAIPAIDIPDDLVARVAADRMAGVAAACEQVLAIRDSGAFDGVHLVPVSRYRDVESRLAGAFR, from the coding sequence ATGACGTTCCAGCTCGTGTGCGAGATCGAACCGCCGACCAGGCCCGACCTGAAGCGCGTCCGCCACCAGATCGGCACCCTGAGCACGATCGCGCACTCGTTCCTCATCCCCGACAACCACATCGGGCGCGCGACCGTGTCGAGCGTGGCCGTGGCGCACGAGGTGCAGGCCATGGGCGGGCGCAGCATCGCCTGCCTCAACTCCCGCGACCGCAACCTCCTCGGCCTGCGCCGCGACCTGCTGACGGCCGCCGCCTACGGCGTGGAGGAGTTCCTGTTCGTCCACGGCGACAAACCGGCGAGCGGCAACCGCGCCGGTGACCTGACCGTGCGGTCGATGATCGAGGAGACCAGAGAGTTCTCGCCGGGCGTCCGGATCGGCGCGGCGGCGGGCCTGCGGCCCCTGCCCGCCTGGAAGCGGGCGGCCGACTTCCTGTTCGTCCAGGTCAGCTTCTCGCTGGAGGCCCTGCTGCGCTGGCGCGAGGCCAACCAGGTCGAGGTGCCGGTCTATGCGGGCGTCATGGTGCTGGCCAGCGAGACGCACGCGCGCCGGATGGCCGCCGCGATCCCCGCCATCGACATCCCGGACGACCTGGTCGCCCGGGTGGCGGCCGACCGCATGGCGGGCGTGGCGGCGGCGTGCGAGCAGGTGCTGGCCATCCGCGACTCCGGCGCCTTCGACGGCGTCCACCTCGTCCCGGTCAGCCGCTACCGCGACGTCGAGTCCCGCCTCGCCGGCGCCTTCAGATGA
- a CDS encoding ABC transporter ATP-binding protein, which yields MSMEVTAWHQLYSMNNQRERRPVSRATLRRVWSFARPHRRRITLFLLLSVVMAALAVAPPLLAGRVLDAIGKGEELGVVVGLAAVIAGLAVAEAGLGLLTRWLSAGLGEGLILDLRTAVFDHVQRMPVAFFTRTRTGALVSRLNNDVIGAQRAFTDTLSGVAGNVVTLVLALTVMIGISWQITLLALLLLPVFVLPARRMGVRIARLRREAADHNAAMGTQMTERFSAPGATLVKLFGRPAHESAEFAARARRVRDIGVRTAMAQSAFVTALTLVSALALALVYGLGGFYALRDQLEPGSVVALALLLTRLYSPLTALASARVDVMSALVSFERVFEVLDLKPLIQDKPDAVRVPDGPAAVEFDDVRFAYPSADKVSLASLEEVAALDTRGGETVLHGVSFRAEPGQMVALVGSSGAGKSTIAQLLPRLYDVDAGAVRIGGVDVRDLTADSIRETLGMVTQDGHLFHETIRANLLFARPEASEEELWDALRRARLATLIESLPDGLDTVVGERGYRLSGGERQRLTIARLLLARPQVVILDEATAALDSTSEAAVQEALGEALEGRTAVVIAHRLSTIRAADLILVIEDGRVVERGTHAELLAAGGRYEELYTTQFAEPTVVPAA from the coding sequence ATGAGCATGGAAGTGACCGCCTGGCACCAGCTGTATTCGATGAACAACCAGCGCGAGCGTCGTCCTGTGTCCAGGGCGACGCTCCGCCGTGTCTGGAGTTTCGCCCGGCCGCACCGCCGCCGGATCACGTTGTTCCTGCTGCTGAGCGTGGTGATGGCGGCCCTAGCCGTGGCGCCGCCGCTGCTGGCGGGCCGGGTGCTGGACGCCATCGGCAAGGGCGAGGAGCTCGGTGTGGTCGTCGGGCTGGCCGCCGTGATCGCCGGCCTGGCGGTCGCCGAGGCCGGGCTGGGGCTGCTCACCCGGTGGCTGTCGGCCGGCCTGGGCGAGGGGCTGATCCTCGACCTGCGCACGGCGGTGTTCGACCACGTGCAGCGCATGCCGGTCGCCTTCTTCACCCGCACGCGTACGGGCGCGCTGGTCAGCAGGCTGAACAACGACGTGATCGGCGCGCAGCGGGCGTTCACCGACACCCTGTCCGGCGTGGCCGGCAACGTCGTGACGCTGGTGCTGGCGCTCACCGTGATGATCGGCATCTCGTGGCAGATCACGCTGCTGGCGCTGTTGCTGCTGCCGGTGTTCGTGCTGCCGGCGCGGCGCATGGGCGTCCGCATCGCCCGGCTGCGGCGCGAGGCCGCCGACCACAACGCGGCGATGGGCACCCAGATGACCGAACGGTTCTCCGCGCCCGGGGCGACGCTGGTGAAGCTGTTCGGCCGGCCCGCGCACGAGTCGGCCGAGTTCGCGGCGCGGGCGCGCCGGGTGCGCGATATCGGCGTGCGCACGGCGATGGCGCAGTCGGCCTTCGTCACCGCGCTGACGCTGGTGTCGGCGCTGGCACTCGCGCTCGTCTACGGCCTCGGCGGCTTCTACGCGCTGCGCGACCAGCTCGAACCCGGCTCGGTGGTGGCGCTGGCGCTGCTGCTCACCCGCCTCTACTCGCCGCTGACCGCGCTGGCCAGCGCCCGGGTGGACGTGATGAGCGCGCTCGTCAGCTTCGAGCGGGTCTTCGAGGTGCTCGACCTCAAGCCGCTCATCCAGGACAAGCCGGACGCGGTACGGGTGCCGGACGGGCCGGCCGCGGTCGAGTTCGACGACGTGCGCTTCGCCTACCCGTCGGCCGACAAGGTGTCGCTCGCCTCGCTGGAGGAGGTGGCCGCCCTCGACACCCGCGGCGGCGAGACCGTGCTGCACGGGGTGTCGTTCCGGGCCGAGCCCGGGCAGATGGTCGCCCTGGTCGGCTCCTCCGGGGCGGGCAAGTCCACGATCGCGCAGCTCCTGCCCCGGCTGTACGACGTGGACGCGGGGGCCGTGCGGATCGGCGGGGTGGACGTGCGCGACCTGACCGCCGACTCGATCCGCGAGACGCTCGGCATGGTCACCCAGGACGGGCACCTCTTCCACGAGACGATCCGGGCCAACCTCCTGTTCGCCCGGCCCGAGGCGAGCGAGGAGGAGCTCTGGGACGCGCTGCGCAGGGCCCGCCTCGCCACGCTGATCGAGTCGCTGCCCGACGGGCTCGACACGGTGGTGGGGGAGCGCGGCTACCGGCTGTCCGGCGGCGAGCGCCAGCGGCTGACGATCGCCCGCCTGCTGCTGGCCAGGCCCCAGGTGGTCATCCTGGACGAGGCCACGGCCGCGCTCGACTCCACCTCCGAGGCGGCCGTGCAGGAGGCGCTGGGCGAGGCGCTGGAGGGCCGCACCGCCGTGGTGATCGCCCACCGGCTGTCCACGATCCGGGCCGCCGACCTCATCCTGGTGATCGAGGACGGCCGCGTGGTGGAGCGGGGCACGCACGCCGAGCTGCTCGCCGCGGGCGGTCGCTACGAGGAGCTCTACACCACTCAGTTCGCCGAGCCGACGGTCGTCCCGGCGGCCTGA